The Gammaproteobacteria bacterium genome has a segment encoding these proteins:
- a CDS encoding glutathione S-transferase N-terminal domain-containing protein, protein MTLYSSPSCFHSHRTRLVLAEKNISMDVVDVEGGNLPEDLLDLNPYHSLPTLVDRDLVLYDSRVIIEYLDERFPHPPLMPVDPVSRAQSRLALFRIERDWFALAEELQQATDRKQATRIRKQLEESIVASADVFGVKRYFLSDEFSLVDCTIAPILWRLPVFGIELKGQVQPIRKYMDRVFSRRSFQDSLSEAEQEMRQ, encoded by the coding sequence ATGACGCTTTACTCGAGTCCGAGCTGTTTTCACAGTCACCGCACGCGACTGGTGCTCGCCGAGAAGAACATCAGCATGGACGTGGTGGATGTCGAGGGCGGCAACCTGCCCGAGGACCTGCTGGACCTCAATCCGTACCACAGCCTGCCGACGCTGGTCGATCGCGACCTGGTCCTGTACGACTCGCGCGTCATCATCGAGTACCTCGACGAGCGCTTTCCGCATCCGCCGCTGATGCCGGTAGACCCCGTGTCGAGGGCGCAATCCCGCCTGGCGTTGTTCCGTATCGAGCGGGACTGGTTCGCGCTTGCCGAAGAGCTGCAGCAGGCCACCGACCGCAAGCAGGCGACGCGCATTCGCAAGCAGCTCGAGGAGAGCATCGTCGCCAGCGCGGATGTGTTCGGTGTCAAGAGGTACTTCCTGAGCGATGAGTTCTCCCTGGTCGATTGCACGATTGCACCGATACTCTGGCGCCTGCCCGTATTCGGCATCGAGCTGAAGGGCCAGGTGCAGCCCATCCGTAAATACATGGATCGCGTCTTTTCCCGTCGCTCTTTCCAGGACAGCCTGTCGGAAGCCGAGCAGGAAATGCGCCAGTAA
- the mraZ gene encoding division/cell wall cluster transcriptional repressor MraZ — MFRGATKITLDAKGRLAFPARYRERLAERCDGRLVCTVDPDYCLLIYPLPDWEEIERKLMRLPSLNRRSRRLQRLMVGYASEVDLDGHGRILIPRELREFASLDRQAILFGQGNKFELWDEARWNERRDSWLADDTDEGLALPAELEQLSL; from the coding sequence ATGTTCCGCGGGGCGACAAAAATCACCCTCGATGCGAAGGGCAGGCTGGCGTTTCCAGCCCGCTATCGCGAGCGGCTGGCCGAGCGCTGCGACGGCAGGCTCGTGTGCACGGTCGATCCCGACTACTGCCTGTTGATTTATCCGCTCCCGGACTGGGAAGAGATCGAACGCAAGCTGATGCGCCTGCCGTCGCTGAACCGCCGCTCACGCCGGCTGCAGCGCTTGATGGTGGGCTACGCCTCGGAAGTCGATCTCGACGGCCACGGCCGGATCCTCATTCCGCGGGAGTTGCGCGAATTCGCGTCCCTCGACCGACAGGCCATCCTGTTCGGCCAGGGCAATAAGTTTGAGTTGTGGGATGAGGCGCGCTGGAACGAGCGACGGGACAGTTGGCTTGCCGACGATACCGACGAGGGCCTCGCTCTGCCGGCTGAACTCGAGCAGTTGTCGCTCTGA
- the rsmI gene encoding 16S rRNA (cytidine(1402)-2'-O)-methyltransferase codes for MKSPGVLYVVATPIGNLDDISSRACAVLRSVEVIAAEDTRRTRQLLGHFEITTPVLSLHEHNEERRTELVLARLARGESVALVSDAGTPLISDPGYRLVALARERGHVVTAIPGCCAAIAALSIAGLPTARVHFEGFLPARAAARRERLRELGACTDTLVFYEAVHRVPESLADLATVFGAQRPAFVARELTKLYETVYHGTLATIREALAADPGSDKGEFTIVVAGAAQAAPGAAELARVVWILAAELPAARAATLAAQITGANRRDAYRLVLERQGREEP; via the coding sequence GTGAAATCCCCGGGAGTTCTGTATGTCGTCGCGACGCCGATCGGCAATCTCGATGATATCAGCTCGCGTGCCTGCGCCGTGCTGCGGTCCGTGGAGGTGATCGCGGCGGAGGACACGCGGCGCACGCGCCAGCTCCTCGGGCATTTCGAAATCACCACACCCGTGCTGTCGCTGCACGAACACAACGAGGAGCGCCGTACCGAGCTGGTACTGGCGCGGCTTGCCCGGGGTGAATCGGTCGCCCTGGTCAGTGATGCAGGCACACCACTGATCAGCGATCCGGGTTATCGGCTCGTCGCGCTGGCGCGCGAACGCGGCCACGTCGTCACCGCGATCCCGGGGTGCTGTGCGGCGATTGCGGCGCTCTCGATTGCGGGCCTGCCCACGGCGCGTGTGCATTTCGAGGGGTTTCTGCCGGCGCGCGCAGCGGCGCGGCGGGAGCGCCTGCGTGAGTTGGGTGCCTGCACCGACACGCTGGTCTTCTACGAGGCCGTGCACCGGGTGCCTGAGTCGCTGGCGGACCTGGCCACCGTGTTCGGCGCGCAGAGGCCAGCCTTCGTGGCGCGCGAACTGACCAAGCTGTACGAGACGGTCTACCACGGAACGCTCGCGACGATCCGCGAGGCTCTCGCGGCGGATCCGGGCAGCGACAAGGGCGAGTTCACGATCGTCGTCGCCGGGGCGGCGCAGGCCGCACCCGGGGCCGCGGAGTTGGCGCGGGTGGTCTGGATCCTGGCGGCCGAACTGCCGGCAGCCAGGGCGGCGACGCTCGCCGCGCAGATCACCGGCGCCAATCGGCGCGATGCCTACCGCCTGGTGCTGGAGCGGCAGGGCCGCGAAGAACCGTGA
- a CDS encoding BolA family protein — translation MNPVEIEALLEAHLPDCSASVRSADNVHYEALVISPAFAGKRALQRHQMVYEVLGERMGGAIHALSIRALTPEEQGQTGA, via the coding sequence ATGAATCCCGTCGAAATCGAGGCGCTGCTCGAGGCGCATTTGCCCGACTGCTCGGCGAGCGTTCGCAGTGCCGACAACGTCCATTACGAGGCGCTGGTCATTTCGCCGGCATTCGCGGGCAAGCGAGCGCTGCAGCGGCACCAGATGGTGTATGAGGTTCTCGGCGAGCGCATGGGCGGCGCGATTCACGCCCTGTCGATCCGGGCGCTGACGCCGGAGGAACAGGGGCAAACCGGCGCCTGA
- the murA gene encoding UDP-N-acetylglucosamine 1-carboxyvinyltransferase has protein sequence MEKLAITGGRRLEGEVRISGAKNAALPILAAALLTDEQVTIGNIPHLRDITTTIELLSRMGVSVTLHDGLRVEVEPGSIRDYNAPYDLVRTMRASILVLGPLVGRFGQADVSLPGGCAIGARPVDLHVAGLRALGAQVEIEDGYIRARASRLRGARLVLDKVTVTGTENLMMAAVLAEGETMIENAAREPEVVDLANFLNQMGARVRGAGSNRIVIEGVKRLHGAEYEVLPDRIETGTFLVAGAITGGHVRVRRACPEHVEAILAKLRDAGATVATGPDWIEMQMNGRPKAVDISTTPYPGFPTDMQAQFAALNCVASGVATICENVFENRFMHMLELQRMGASIRLQGHTAVIEGVPRLKAAPVMATDLRASAGLVLAGLVADGETIVDRIYHIDRGYECIEEKLNQLGAGIRRLG, from the coding sequence ATGGAAAAGCTCGCCATCACCGGAGGCCGCCGCCTGGAGGGCGAGGTACGCATTTCGGGTGCCAAGAACGCGGCCTTGCCGATCCTCGCGGCAGCGCTGCTGACCGACGAGCAGGTGACGATCGGGAACATCCCGCACCTGCGTGACATCACCACGACCATCGAATTGCTGAGCCGCATGGGCGTCAGCGTCACCCTTCACGACGGGCTGCGGGTGGAGGTCGAGCCGGGCAGTATCCGCGACTACAACGCGCCGTACGATCTTGTCCGGACGATGCGCGCCTCCATCCTGGTGCTTGGCCCCCTCGTGGGGCGATTCGGGCAGGCGGACGTCTCGTTGCCGGGAGGCTGCGCGATCGGTGCCCGGCCGGTGGACCTGCACGTGGCGGGGCTGCGCGCCCTTGGCGCACAGGTCGAAATCGAGGATGGCTACATCCGTGCGCGTGCCAGCCGTCTGCGCGGCGCCCGCCTGGTGCTGGACAAGGTGACGGTTACCGGCACCGAGAATCTCATGATGGCGGCGGTACTCGCCGAGGGCGAGACCATGATCGAGAACGCGGCGCGCGAGCCGGAAGTGGTGGACCTCGCCAATTTCCTGAACCAGATGGGTGCTCGCGTGCGAGGCGCCGGCAGCAACCGGATCGTCATCGAGGGAGTGAAGCGCCTGCACGGTGCGGAGTACGAGGTGCTGCCGGACCGGATCGAGACCGGTACGTTTCTCGTCGCCGGGGCTATCACCGGCGGACATGTCCGGGTGCGGCGCGCCTGCCCCGAACACGTCGAAGCGATACTGGCCAAGCTCCGTGACGCGGGTGCCACGGTTGCAACCGGGCCGGACTGGATCGAGATGCAGATGAATGGCAGGCCGAAGGCCGTCGACATCAGCACCACGCCGTATCCCGGGTTTCCGACCGACATGCAGGCGCAGTTCGCCGCATTGAACTGCGTCGCCAGCGGCGTCGCCACCATCTGCGAAAACGTGTTCGAGAACCGCTTCATGCACATGCTGGAACTGCAGCGCATGGGCGCCAGCATCCGCCTGCAGGGCCATACGGCGGTCATCGAGGGAGTCCCGCGGCTCAAGGCGGCGCCGGTCATGGCAACCGACCTGCGCGCTTCCGCCGGGCTGGTGCTGGCCGGCCTGGTGGCCGACGGTGAGACGATCGTCGATCGCATCTACCACATCGACCGGGGTTACGAATGCATCGAGGAGAAGCTCAATCAGCTTGGCGCCGGCATCCGCCGGCTGGGCTGA
- the petA gene encoding ubiquinol-cytochrome c reductase iron-sulfur subunit: protein MSEEADLSRRHFLTVATSVAGGVGVVLAAVPFVASFRPSARAQAMGGPVEVDISKLEDGAMVRVVWRGRPVWILRRTKDMLQRLAGEKVHLRDPESNESEQPEYAKNEWRSIKPEVLVVVGTCTHLGCAPIERFDVAPVDLGPDWVGGFFCPCHGSKFDLAGRVFAGVPAPTNLPIPPYRFVGDNLVLIGNDTGASA from the coding sequence ATGAGCGAAGAGGCGGACCTCAGCCGGCGTCATTTCCTGACTGTCGCCACGAGCGTCGCCGGCGGAGTCGGCGTCGTACTCGCAGCCGTTCCGTTCGTCGCATCCTTCCGGCCGAGCGCGCGGGCGCAGGCCATGGGCGGCCCGGTGGAAGTGGATATCAGCAAGCTCGAGGATGGCGCCATGGTGCGCGTCGTCTGGCGCGGGCGCCCGGTGTGGATCCTGCGCCGGACCAAGGACATGCTGCAGCGGCTTGCCGGGGAGAAGGTTCACCTGCGGGATCCGGAATCGAACGAGTCCGAGCAGCCCGAGTACGCCAAGAACGAGTGGCGCTCGATCAAGCCGGAGGTGCTGGTGGTCGTCGGCACCTGTACACATCTCGGCTGCGCGCCGATCGAGCGGTTCGACGTTGCGCCGGTCGATCTCGGGCCGGACTGGGTAGGCGGATTTTTCTGCCCCTGCCACGGCTCGAAGTTCGATCTGGCCGGGCGCGTGTTTGCCGGTGTGCCGGCGCCGACCAACCTGCCGATTCCGCCCTACCGCTTCGTGGGTGACAATCTGGTGCTGATCGGCAACGACACGGGGGCTTCTGCATGA
- a CDS encoding YraN family protein gives MKRALPRGDQRHRTGAHAEAWAQRFLEAHGLVLVERNFRCRDGELDLVMLDGRELVIVEVRCRTSDALVRPEITVSATKRRRLLRAAARYLQLHPAFADHAVRFDVLGLTGQPDRPHCEWIRCAFTTDDVGCC, from the coding sequence TTGAAGCGCGCCCTGCCCCGCGGCGACCAGCGCCACCGCACGGGCGCTCACGCCGAGGCATGGGCGCAACGGTTCCTGGAAGCCCACGGGCTCGTCCTGGTCGAGCGCAATTTCCGCTGTCGCGACGGGGAACTCGACCTGGTCATGCTGGATGGCCGGGAGCTGGTGATCGTCGAGGTGCGTTGTCGCACCAGCGACGCACTGGTGCGCCCCGAGATCACCGTTTCCGCAACCAAGCGCCGCCGACTGCTGCGTGCGGCCGCCCGGTACCTGCAACTGCATCCGGCGTTTGCCGATCACGCCGTGCGTTTCGACGTACTGGGGCTCACCGGCCAGCCCGACCGGCCCCATTGCGAGTGGATCCGCTGCGCGTTCACGACCGATGACGTCGGCTGCTGCTAG
- a CDS encoding KpsF/GutQ family sugar-phosphate isomerase, with translation MTKPRPAVDVRTLARRVIEIEANAVAALGARIDESFSRACQLILDCTGRVVVTGMGKSGHIGGKIAATLASTGTPAFFVHPGEASHGDLGMVTRTDLVLAVSNSGETGEIITILPLLKRLGVHLITLTGRPGSTLAEAASVVLDIRVPEEACPLNLAPTASTTAALAMGDALAVALLQSRGFTREDFALAHPGGALGRRLLLRVADIMNSGTDVPRVGPETLLAEGLLEMTRKSLGMTAVVDADGRLLGVFTDGDLRRAVDRAVDIHRTTMREVMTTGCKTIQPEALAAEAVRLMEQFKITALLAVDDRDIVVGALNVHNLFRAGVM, from the coding sequence ATGACCAAGCCACGACCCGCCGTAGACGTCCGGACCCTGGCGCGGCGGGTGATCGAGATCGAAGCGAATGCGGTTGCCGCGCTGGGCGCACGCATCGACGAATCCTTTTCGCGCGCCTGCCAGCTCATCCTCGACTGTACCGGCCGTGTGGTCGTCACCGGCATGGGGAAATCCGGCCACATCGGCGGCAAGATCGCGGCGACGCTGGCCAGTACCGGCACGCCCGCCTTTTTCGTGCACCCGGGCGAGGCGAGCCACGGCGATCTCGGCATGGTGACACGCACCGACCTCGTGCTGGCCGTTTCGAACTCCGGCGAAACCGGCGAGATCATCACGATCCTGCCGCTGCTCAAGCGACTCGGGGTCCACCTGATCACGCTGACCGGCAGGCCCGGGTCCACCCTTGCCGAGGCCGCCTCCGTCGTTCTCGACATTCGCGTGCCGGAGGAAGCCTGCCCGCTCAACCTGGCGCCGACTGCGAGCACGACGGCCGCACTGGCCATGGGCGATGCGCTGGCGGTCGCGCTCCTCCAGAGCCGCGGGTTCACACGTGAAGACTTCGCGCTGGCCCACCCCGGCGGCGCACTGGGGCGGCGGCTGCTGCTGCGGGTGGCCGACATCATGAACAGCGGGACGGACGTCCCGCGCGTCGGACCCGAGACCCTGCTTGCCGAAGGTTTGCTCGAGATGACCCGCAAGAGCCTCGGGATGACCGCCGTCGTCGATGCCGACGGACGGTTGCTCGGAGTGTTCACCGACGGCGACCTGCGTCGTGCCGTGGACCGTGCCGTCGACATTCACCGCACGACCATGCGGGAGGTGATGACGACCGGGTGCAAGACCATTCAGCCGGAGGCGCTCGCAGCGGAAGCCGTGCGGCTGATGGAACAGTTCAAGATCACGGCGCTGCTGGCGGTCGACGACCGCGACATCGTGGTCGGCGCACTGAACGTGCACAACCTGTTCCGTGCCGGTGTGATGTGA
- a CDS encoding phosphoheptose isomerase: MTTEDAIRRQFEESIAAKQKALQVLVPAIAQAGSAMTATLRGGGKILACGNGGSAGDAQHFSAELLNRFERERPGLAAIALTTDSSTLTAIANDYAYEQVFAKQVTALGQPGDCLLAISTSGNSPNVVEAIRAAHGRKMRVIALTGRDGGAMATLLTAADVEIRVPAERTARIQEVHLVVLHCLCDSIDRTLFPG, encoded by the coding sequence ATGACGACAGAGGACGCCATTCGCCGCCAGTTCGAGGAGAGCATCGCCGCCAAGCAGAAGGCGCTGCAGGTCCTGGTGCCGGCAATCGCACAGGCAGGCTCCGCCATGACGGCGACCCTGCGTGGCGGCGGCAAGATCCTCGCCTGCGGCAACGGCGGGTCCGCTGGCGACGCCCAGCACTTCTCGGCCGAACTGCTCAACCGGTTCGAGCGCGAACGGCCCGGCCTTGCCGCGATCGCGCTCACCACCGACAGCTCGACCCTGACGGCAATTGCCAATGACTACGCCTACGAGCAGGTATTCGCCAAGCAGGTGACCGCGCTCGGCCAGCCGGGCGATTGCCTGCTGGCGATCTCGACCTCGGGAAATTCACCGAACGTCGTCGAGGCAATTCGCGCCGCGCACGGCAGGAAAATGCGCGTCATTGCGTTGACCGGCCGCGACGGCGGGGCCATGGCGACGCTGCTCACCGCTGCCGACGTCGAGATCCGGGTGCCGGCGGAGCGCACTGCACGTATCCAGGAAGTGCACCTGGTCGTGCTGCACTGCCTGTGCGACAGCATCGACCGCACCCTGTTTCCGGGTTAG
- a CDS encoding ClpXP protease specificity-enhancing factor — MPTSGSIPQRPYLVRAMHAWITDSGHTPHVVVDAAVEGVNVPQQFVRDGKIVLNISSTAVSGLEIGNEALTFRARFSGSPWLVHVPLRAVLGIYSRETGRGMIFSEDDAGSTPDEPPPDGGDGAPATPQGARKPRLTVVK; from the coding sequence ATGCCGACCTCCGGCTCAATACCGCAACGCCCTTACCTGGTCCGTGCGATGCATGCGTGGATCACCGACAGCGGCCACACTCCCCACGTGGTCGTGGATGCCGCCGTGGAAGGCGTGAACGTTCCGCAACAATTCGTGCGCGACGGCAAGATCGTGCTCAACATCAGTTCGACGGCGGTCAGCGGTCTCGAAATTGGCAATGAGGCGCTGACCTTCAGGGCCCGCTTCTCCGGGTCCCCCTGGCTGGTGCACGTCCCCCTGCGCGCCGTCCTCGGGATCTATTCCCGGGAGACGGGCCGCGGCATGATTTTTTCGGAGGACGACGCCGGCAGCACGCCCGACGAGCCACCGCCGGACGGCGGCGACGGTGCCCCAGCTACGCCTCAGGGTGCACGCAAGCCGCGACTCACCGTCGTGAAGTAA
- a CDS encoding cytochrome c1: protein MMTSLQSVRYTSHALAAAFACLLIAQGAAASGGGGAMAGQANVDVSNVASLQRGARNFVNFCLGCHSAEYVRYNRLGQDLQITEQQLIANLMFAAQKPQETMTIAMRPDDATRWFGTAAPDLSLIARNRGADYLYNFLRGFYLDPTRPTGVNNLVLPSAAMPHVLWELQGLNEAVFGQETDKQGNSHTVFREFRQITPGTLSAQEYDQFVRDIVTFLVYIGEPMQLERQRLGIWVLAFLLIFGILSYLLKKEIWKDVK from the coding sequence ATGATGACGTCATTGCAGTCTGTCAGGTACACGAGCCACGCCCTTGCTGCCGCTTTCGCCTGCCTGCTGATCGCGCAGGGCGCGGCAGCTTCCGGGGGCGGTGGGGCAATGGCCGGGCAGGCGAACGTCGATGTCAGCAACGTCGCATCGCTCCAGCGCGGCGCCCGCAACTTCGTCAATTTCTGCCTCGGATGCCACTCGGCCGAGTACGTGCGCTACAACCGTCTCGGCCAGGATCTGCAGATCACCGAGCAGCAACTCATCGCCAACCTGATGTTTGCCGCGCAGAAGCCGCAGGAAACCATGACTATCGCCATGCGGCCCGACGATGCCACCCGCTGGTTCGGGACTGCGGCTCCGGACCTGTCGCTGATCGCGCGCAACCGCGGTGCGGACTACCTCTACAACTTCCTGCGCGGTTTCTACCTGGACCCGACCCGACCCACGGGCGTCAACAACCTGGTGTTGCCGAGTGCGGCGATGCCGCATGTGCTGTGGGAGCTGCAGGGCCTCAACGAGGCCGTGTTCGGGCAGGAGACGGACAAGCAGGGCAATTCGCACACGGTTTTTCGCGAGTTCCGCCAGATCACGCCCGGCACGCTCTCTGCGCAGGAGTATGATCAGTTCGTGCGTGATATCGTCACGTTCCTGGTCTATATCGGCGAGCCCATGCAGCTGGAGCGCCAGCGACTGGGCATCTGGGTGCTCGCGTTCCTGCTGATTTTCGGCATCCTGTCCTACCTGTTGAAGAAGGAAATCTGGAAGGACGTCAAATGA
- a CDS encoding HAD hydrolase family protein, which produces MPGPQEAALLRRAAGVRLLILDVDGVMTDGRLHYDPDGREFKSFHVRDGFGLKRVMEAGIEVAVISGRRSGAAAGRMADLGIRHFMLGREDKGAALDELLAKLGIGADAAACVGDDVPDLPVMRRVALAVAVADCHPSILSAAAWRTSLPGGAGAVREVCDLLLAARANPAG; this is translated from the coding sequence ATGCCTGGCCCGCAGGAGGCCGCTCTGCTGCGCCGGGCCGCCGGCGTCCGGCTGCTGATCCTCGACGTGGATGGCGTCATGACGGACGGCCGGCTGCATTACGACCCGGACGGGCGCGAGTTCAAGAGTTTTCACGTCCGCGACGGCTTCGGGCTGAAGCGCGTCATGGAAGCCGGCATCGAGGTGGCGGTGATCTCCGGGCGCAGGTCCGGCGCAGCGGCGGGCCGCATGGCCGACCTCGGCATCCGTCACTTCATGCTCGGCCGGGAGGACAAGGGCGCTGCCCTCGATGAACTGCTGGCGAAACTGGGCATCGGCGCCGATGCGGCCGCCTGCGTCGGCGACGATGTGCCGGACCTACCCGTCATGCGCCGCGTCGCGCTGGCGGTCGCGGTCGCCGACTGCCACCCGTCGATCCTGTCCGCAGCAGCCTGGCGCACGTCGTTGCCGGGCGGTGCGGGAGCCGTGCGCGAGGTCTGCGACCTGCTGCTGGCCGCGCGCGCGAACCCGGCGGGTTGA
- a CDS encoding penicillin-binding protein activator: protein MVAIVGAGCASPQPSEPARPGRVAEPAPVASVTPPPPAPTRETPPVSQPQRQPLRLIALLLPLSDAERKVAEAVRDGFVAAHLAAGARADRPELLILDASGPGATAAYQTAVAAKAGVIVGPLLKQAVAEVAAAGTPVPTLALNFLDPDTATPSNLYQFSLSPEDEARQVAERATTQGQRRALALAPDNDWGRRMLAAFIPALESREGRVIDYHLYDPSATDYTAAIERLLLLDESRARYRQLTAYLGVPVGFEARRRDDVDLIFLAANVGSGRLIWPQLRFLYAGDLPTYATSSVFQAGSSGDRDLDGVMFTDIPALLDVQPEAAELRAAIAAHWPPGTTALMRFFAMGFDAYALARDLGDGVQPRRNGLTGQLSTDPQRRIHREMPWAKFRDGAIVVLPAVAPQLPPSAPSPAPP from the coding sequence ATGGTAGCCATTGTGGGGGCTGGCTGCGCATCGCCACAACCAAGCGAGCCGGCCCGGCCAGGCCGCGTTGCCGAGCCGGCCCCGGTCGCGAGCGTCACCCCGCCACCTCCTGCGCCCACCCGTGAGACCCCGCCCGTCTCACAGCCTCAACGCCAGCCCCTGCGCCTGATCGCATTGCTGTTGCCGCTGTCTGACGCGGAGCGGAAAGTGGCCGAGGCTGTACGCGATGGATTTGTCGCCGCCCACCTCGCCGCCGGCGCACGGGCCGACCGGCCGGAACTCCTGATTCTCGACGCCAGCGGTCCGGGTGCGACCGCCGCCTACCAGACCGCCGTCGCCGCGAAGGCCGGAGTGATCGTCGGACCGCTCCTGAAACAGGCGGTGGCCGAGGTGGCCGCCGCGGGCACTCCCGTGCCGACGCTCGCGCTGAACTTCCTCGACCCGGATACGGCAACGCCGTCCAACCTCTACCAGTTCTCGTTGTCGCCGGAAGACGAGGCACGCCAGGTCGCCGAGCGGGCCACCACACAGGGCCAGCGGCGCGCCCTTGCACTCGCACCCGACAACGACTGGGGGCGGCGCATGCTTGCGGCATTCATCCCGGCGCTGGAGAGTCGTGAGGGGCGCGTCATCGACTACCACCTCTACGATCCCAGCGCGACCGACTACACTGCGGCCATCGAACGCCTGCTGCTGCTCGATGAAAGTCGCGCGCGTTACCGGCAACTGACGGCTTATCTCGGAGTTCCGGTCGGATTCGAAGCTCGCCGTCGCGACGATGTCGATCTTATATTTCTCGCGGCCAATGTCGGCAGCGGCCGGCTGATCTGGCCACAACTGCGGTTCCTGTATGCCGGTGACCTCCCGACCTATGCAACATCATCGGTATTTCAGGCCGGCAGCAGTGGCGACCGTGACCTCGATGGGGTGATGTTTACGGATATTCCCGCGTTGCTCGACGTCCAGCCGGAAGCGGCCGAGCTCCGTGCTGCAATCGCCGCCCACTGGCCGCCGGGCACCACCGCATTGATGAGATTCTTTGCCATGGGTTTCGACGCTTACGCGCTCGCCCGCGATCTTGGCGACGGCGTGCAGCCGCGCCGGAACGGGCTGACCGGGCAGCTCTCGACCGACCCGCAACGGCGCATACATCGCGAAATGCCCTGGGCGAAATTTCGCGACGGCGCAATCGTGGTGCTGCCGGCCGTCGCCCCGCAGCTGCCGCCCTCCGCGCCGTCGCCTGCGCCGCCTTGA
- a CDS encoding cytochrome bc complex cytochrome b subunit, translating to MSTTRPDAAPAGRCGRLLDWVDERFPLTSMIKEHATEYYAAKNFNAWYVFGVLAMVVLVIQLVTGIFLTMSYKPSATEAFASVEYIMRDVEWGWLIRYMHSTGASAFFIVVYLHMFRAMLYGSYKNPRELLWLIGMVIYMALMAEAFLGYLLPWGQMSYWGAQVIVSLFGAVPGIGADLVEWIRGDFFISDITLNRFFALHVAAVPLALVMLVVMHILALHETGSLNPDGIEIKRYKDSRGIPLDGVAFHPYYTAKDLVAIVIFLALFAGVVFFAPEMGGYFLEHANFEPANMLKTPEHIAPVWYFTPFYAILRAVPSKGWGAFLMVAAIALLFFLPWLDRCRVKSIRYRGVTYKIALSAFVVSFLVLGYLGMQPATPAAVTAARIFAAIYFAFFLLMPFYTLAERTKPVPERVVYHAEK from the coding sequence ATGAGCACGACGCGACCGGATGCAGCACCCGCCGGCCGGTGCGGCCGCCTGCTCGACTGGGTCGATGAGCGCTTCCCGCTCACGTCGATGATCAAAGAGCATGCGACCGAATACTACGCGGCGAAGAATTTCAACGCCTGGTACGTGTTCGGCGTGCTCGCGATGGTGGTGCTGGTGATACAACTCGTCACCGGCATCTTCCTGACGATGAGCTACAAGCCGTCAGCCACAGAGGCCTTCGCATCCGTCGAGTACATCATGCGCGACGTCGAGTGGGGCTGGCTCATCCGTTACATGCATTCGACGGGAGCCTCCGCGTTCTTCATCGTCGTGTACCTGCACATGTTCCGGGCAATGCTGTACGGGTCCTACAAGAACCCGCGGGAATTGCTCTGGCTGATCGGCATGGTGATCTACATGGCGCTGATGGCCGAAGCGTTTCTCGGCTACCTCCTGCCATGGGGGCAGATGTCGTACTGGGGCGCCCAGGTGATCGTGTCGCTGTTCGGTGCCGTGCCGGGCATCGGCGCCGACCTCGTCGAGTGGATCCGCGGCGACTTCTTCATCTCCGACATTACGCTGAACCGGTTCTTCGCGCTGCACGTGGCGGCGGTTCCGCTGGCACTCGTGATGCTGGTGGTGATGCATATCCTCGCGCTGCACGAGACCGGGTCACTGAATCCGGACGGCATCGAGATCAAGCGGTACAAGGACTCGCGGGGCATTCCGCTCGATGGCGTGGCCTTCCATCCGTACTACACGGCCAAGGACCTGGTGGCGATCGTCATTTTCCTCGCGCTGTTTGCCGGTGTCGTTTTCTTCGCGCCGGAGATGGGCGGGTATTTTCTCGAGCACGCGAATTTCGAACCCGCAAACATGCTGAAGACACCGGAGCACATTGCGCCGGTGTGGTACTTCACGCCCTTCTACGCCATCCTGCGCGCCGTGCCGAGCAAGGGCTGGGGCGCCTTCCTGATGGTCGCGGCCATTGCCTTGCTGTTCTTCCTGCCGTGGCTCGATCGCTGCCGGGTGAAGTCCATCCGCTATCGCGGCGTGACCTACAAGATCGCGCTCAGCGCTTTCGTCGTGAGCTTCCTGGTGCTCGGCTATCTCGGCATGCAGCCGGCGACTCCAGCCGCAGTAACCGCAGCGAGGATATTTGCCGCGATATATTTCGCGTTCTTCCTGCTGATGCCGTTCTACACGCTCGCGGAGCGTACGAAGCCGGTGCCCGAGCGCGTCGTGTACCACGCTGAAAAGTGA